In Mytilus galloprovincialis chromosome 1, xbMytGall1.hap1.1, whole genome shotgun sequence, the following are encoded in one genomic region:
- the LOC143065620 gene encoding cyclin-Q-like, whose amino-acid sequence MTDNTAKVHFRVIRFIHEAGLRLRLKSVPLATACIIYHRFFKEYTLQQYDPYLIASTTLYIAGKVEENQVTLRDVVNVCYRTLHRSKPPLEMGDMFFALKETIAKCELFVLRALQFRVVYNHPHRYLLHYLTFIKEWMEPYKWDELPLARTSWALLRDSYHSTLCLQYKPQHIAVAILYMTLESHGADIPFEETAVTPWWKVFAEDITLDIIKQIVGELINTYDLEMISS is encoded by the exons ATGACAGATAACACAGCAAAAGTCCATTTCAGAGTGATTAGATTCATTCATGAAGCAG GTTTAAGACTACGTTTAAAGTCCGTGCCACTTGCCACAGCTTGTATTATTTATCAcagattttttaaagaatatacttTACAACAATATGATCCTTAT TTGATAGCCTCTACAACATTATACATAGCAGGAAAAGTAGAGGAGAATCAAGTCACTCTTAGAGATGTAGTCAATGTTTGTTATAG aACTTTACACAGAAGCAAGCCTCCATTAGAAATGGGGGACATGTTCTTTGCATTAAAAGAAACTATTGCCAAGTGTGAACTATTTGTCCTGAGAGCCTTACAGTTTAGAGTTGTATATAACCATCCACATAGG TATCTTCTTCATTATCTGACATTTATAAAAGAATGGATGGAACCATACAAGTGGGATGAACTACCACTAGCAAGAACTTCATGGGCATTGCTTAGAGACAGTTACCATAGTACCCTGTGTTTACAATACAAACCACAACATATTGCAGTAGCTATTTTATATATGACATTAGAAAGTCATGGTGCAGACATTCCTTTTGAGGAAACAGCTGTTACACCATGGTGGAAAGTGTTCGCTGAAGACATTACATTAGACATAATCAAACAAATTGTGGGAGAATTGATCAATACATATGACCTAGAAATGATATCTAGCTAA